The Chelonia mydas isolate rCheMyd1 chromosome 3, rCheMyd1.pri.v2, whole genome shotgun sequence genome includes a region encoding these proteins:
- the IRAK1BP1 gene encoding interleukin-1 receptor-associated kinase 1-binding protein 1: MSLAALPLSPARVFAELLAPPLGGRGRESEPVPGLPGGRSAPVPPGREVHVSGSAELRAAPDRARVSIRLGSRKGEAGEARSSVSRRLEYIAQSARQRGVQEENVTVTKDFRRVENAYQMEAEVCITFSDFGKMQNICNLLVEKLGSSVIISPPHFYHTAEAVDTLRRQVCLAAVGNTRRKAQEVCRLFGQSLGKPLLIREEEMKEWEGQIDSHPSNSSDTLTVQQRIQSATIYASSKVFAIFEIKGREKRKNKLI, encoded by the exons ATGTCGCTGGCCGCGCTGCCGCTATCTCCCGCGCGGGTGTTCGCGGAGCTTTTAGCCCCGCCGCTCGGGGGCCGCGGGCGGGAGAGCGAGCCGGTGCCGGGGCTCCCCGGCGGTCGCAGCGCCCCAGTGCCGCCAGGGCGGGAGGTTCATGTGAGCGGCAGCGCAGAGCTGCGTGCGGCCCCGGACCGGGCGCGGGTCTCCATCCggctggggagcaggaagggggaggcCGGGGAGGCGCGGAGCAGCGTGAGCCGGCGGCTGGAGTACATCGCGCAGAGCGCCCGGCAGCGCGGGGTGCAG GAAGAAAATGTGACTGTGACAAAGGATTTTAGGAGAGTAGAAAACGCTTATCAAATGGAAGCAGAG GTCTGCATTACATTTAGTGATTTTGGAAAAATGCAGAACATTTGCAACTTACTCGTTGAGAAACTGGGTAGTTCTGTTATCATCAGTCCACCGCACTTCTACCATACAGCAGAGGCTGTAGACACCCTTCG GCGTCAAGTATGTCTTGCTGCTGTTGGGAACACACGTCGAAAAGCTCAAGAAGTCTGTCGACTGTTTGGCCAGTCACTGGGAAAGCCGCTGCTAATCAGAGAAGAGGAAATGAAAGAGTGGGAAGGCCAAATAGACAGTCACCCATCCAACTCCTCAGACACACTCACTGTGCAGCAGAGAATCCAAAGTGCCACTATTTATGCTTCTTCAAAAGTATTTGCTATTTTTGAgataaagggaagagaaaagaggaaaaacaagctTATCTAG